The following are encoded together in the Umboniibacter marinipuniceus genome:
- the rplR gene encoding 50S ribosomal protein L18 has protein sequence MSTKRDARLRRARRTRLNMREAGVTRLTVHRTPRHIYAQVISADGGKVIASASTLDKSLREGKTGNIEAAGAVGKLVAERAKEAGVTKVSFDRSGFKYHGRVKSLADAAREAGLEF, from the coding sequence ATGAGCACAAAACGTGATGCAAGACTACGCCGTGCACGTCGTACGCGCCTAAATATGCGTGAAGCGGGTGTTACCCGTTTGACAGTGCACCGCACGCCTCGTCATATCTACGCGCAAGTGATTTCAGCTGATGGCGGTAAAGTTATCGCCTCAGCATCCACTTTGGATAAGTCACTTCGTGAAGGTAAAACAGGTAACATCGAAGCTGCTGGCGCAGTAGGCAAGTTAGTTGCCGAGCGCGCTAAAGAAGCGGGTGTAACTAAAGTGTCGTTCGACCGTAGTGGTTTTAAATACCACGGTCGAGTGAAGTCCTTAGCTGACGCTGCTCGTGAAGCAGGTCTTGAATTCTAA
- the rpsM gene encoding 30S ribosomal protein S13, whose product MARIAGVNIPDNKHTVISLTYIFGIGRTKSKQICAVTGIAEDAKIGSLSEEQVDALRNEVAKNTVEGDLRREVSMSIKRLMDLGCYRGLRHRRSLPLRGQRTKTNARTRKGPRKPIKR is encoded by the coding sequence ATGGCTCGTATTGCTGGAGTAAACATTCCAGATAACAAGCACACTGTTATCTCACTGACTTATATTTTCGGTATTGGCCGTACTAAGTCTAAGCAGATCTGTGCGGTTACTGGAATCGCAGAAGACGCCAAAATCGGTAGTCTTTCTGAAGAGCAAGTAGATGCACTTCGTAACGAAGTGGCAAAGAACACTGTAGAAGGTGATCTTCGTCGTGAAGTTTCAATGAGCATCAAGCGTTTAATGGATCTAGGTTGTTACCGTGGTCTTCGTCACCGTCGCAGTTTACCACTTCGTGGTCAGCGTACTAAGACGAATGCTCGCACGCGTAAAGGCCCACGTAAGCCAATTAAACGCTAA
- the rpsQ gene encoding 30S ribosomal protein S17 gives MAEQNVVRTLTGKVVSDKMDKTITVLIERKVKHPIYGKYLVKSTKVKAHDENNESKAGDTVTIQESRPMSKDKSFTLKSINERAAGI, from the coding sequence ATGGCTGAGCAAAATGTAGTACGTACGCTAACTGGTAAAGTAGTTAGCGACAAAATGGATAAGACTATTACTGTCCTAATCGAGCGCAAGGTTAAGCACCCGATCTATGGCAAGTACCTAGTTAAGTCTACCAAGGTCAAAGCACATGACGAAAACAACGAGAGCAAGGCTGGTGACACTGTTACTATCCAAGAGTCTCGTCCAATGTCGAAAGACAAGTCATTTACTTTGAAGTCTATCAATGAGCGCGCGGCGGGAATCTAA
- the rpmJ gene encoding 50S ribosomal protein L36 → MKVRASVKKICRNCKIIRRKGTVRVICSAEPRHKQRQG, encoded by the coding sequence ATGAAAGTTCGTGCGTCAGTTAAAAAGATTTGCAGAAATTGCAAAATTATTCGCCGCAAGGGCACAGTTCGCGTTATTTGTAGCGCTGAACCACGTCACAAGCAGCGTCAAGGCTAA
- the rplX gene encoding 50S ribosomal protein L24 yields MAKIKRDDEVIVIAGKDKGKRGRVAQVRADNRILVTGINMVKKHQKANPQAGVQGGIIEKEAPIQVSNIAIFNPQTNKADRVGFRFEDGKKVRFFKSNGEAI; encoded by the coding sequence ATGGCTAAAATTAAACGTGACGACGAAGTAATCGTTATCGCTGGTAAAGACAAAGGTAAACGTGGGCGTGTTGCGCAAGTGCGCGCCGACAACCGAATTCTTGTTACTGGCATTAACATGGTGAAGAAGCACCAGAAGGCTAACCCACAGGCTGGCGTTCAAGGTGGCATCATCGAGAAGGAAGCGCCTATTCAGGTTTCGAATATCGCTATCTTCAATCCACAAACCAACAAAGCCGACCGCGTTGGCTTCCGTTTCGAAGACGGGAAGAAAGTACGTTTCTTCAAGTCTAACGGCGAAGCGATTTAA
- the rpmC gene encoding 50S ribosomal protein L29, with protein sequence MNASELREKSVEELNSVLLEKLEEQFKLRMQYSTGQLTQTHLLKQVRRDIARIKTSLTQKAGE encoded by the coding sequence ATGAACGCAAGTGAACTTCGTGAAAAGTCTGTCGAGGAGCTTAACTCGGTTCTCCTCGAGAAGCTGGAAGAGCAGTTCAAGCTGCGCATGCAGTACTCTACCGGCCAGCTCACCCAAACTCACTTGTTGAAGCAAGTGCGTCGCGATATCGCGCGCATCAAGACTTCGCTAACGCAAAAAGCAGGTGAATAA
- the rpsH gene encoding 30S ribosomal protein S8, translating into MSMQDPLADMLTRIRNGQQAGKFDVTMPASNLKVAVADVLKAEGYVGNFSVSEGPKAELTIELRYFEGRPVIEKIQRASRPGLRSYTGTNDLPTVNAGLGVAIVTTSKGVMTDRAARAAGIGGEVLCTVF; encoded by the coding sequence ATGAGTATGCAAGATCCTTTGGCAGATATGCTTACCCGCATTCGTAACGGTCAGCAAGCAGGTAAGTTCGATGTAACTATGCCAGCTTCTAACCTAAAAGTTGCGGTAGCAGACGTTCTTAAGGCTGAGGGTTACGTAGGTAACTTCTCAGTATCTGAAGGGCCAAAAGCCGAATTAACAATTGAACTTCGTTACTTCGAAGGTCGTCCAGTAATTGAAAAGATTCAGCGCGCTAGCCGCCCTGGTCTACGTTCTTACACTGGAACTAACGATCTTCCGACAGTTAACGCTGGTCTTGGTGTCGCTATTGTCACTACATCGAAAGGTGTAATGACTGACCGAGCTGCTCGCGCTGCGGGCATCGGTGGCGAAGTCCTTTGCACAGTATTCTAA
- the rplO gene encoding 50S ribosomal protein L15 yields the protein MRLNTLSPAEGHKHSKKRVGRGIGSGVGKTGGRGHKGLKSRSGGSVRPGFEGGQMPMQKRLPKFGFTSRIGITTAEIRTSELGSIAGDVVTVEALKDAGLVAKNITRAKVFLSGDVSRAVTVKGLKVSKGAKEAIETAGGKVED from the coding sequence ATGCGTCTTAATACTTTAAGCCCAGCTGAAGGCCACAAGCACAGCAAGAAGCGCGTTGGTCGTGGTATTGGTAGTGGTGTTGGTAAAACTGGTGGTCGCGGTCACAAGGGTCTGAAATCTCGTTCTGGCGGTTCTGTCCGTCCAGGTTTCGAGGGTGGTCAGATGCCTATGCAGAAGCGTCTACCGAAATTCGGTTTTACTTCACGCATTGGTATTACTACTGCTGAGATCCGTACATCTGAACTCGGTTCAATTGCGGGTGATGTAGTAACTGTTGAAGCATTGAAAGATGCTGGATTAGTTGCTAAAAATATCACTCGAGCCAAAGTATTCCTTTCTGGCGACGTAAGTCGTGCAGTGACTGTTAAAGGTCTAAAGGTTTCTAAAGGCGCTAAAGAAGCAATTGAAACAGCCGGTGGCAAGGTAGAGGATTAA
- the rpsK gene encoding 30S ribosomal protein S11: MAKPGAKQTRKKVKKSVVDGIAHIHASFNNTIITITDRQGNALSWATAGGSGFRGSRKSTPFAAQVAAERAGNAAKDYGLKNLDVEVKGPGPGRESAVRALNNCGYKITNISDVTPIPHNGCRPPKKRRV; the protein is encoded by the coding sequence ATGGCTAAGCCAGGTGCGAAGCAAACTCGCAAAAAGGTCAAGAAGTCCGTCGTTGATGGGATCGCGCATATCCATGCGTCGTTCAACAACACCATCATCACGATCACTGACCGTCAGGGCAATGCTCTGTCTTGGGCTACCGCAGGTGGTTCAGGTTTCCGTGGTTCTCGTAAGAGTACCCCGTTCGCAGCACAGGTAGCTGCTGAGCGTGCTGGTAACGCAGCAAAAGACTACGGTCTTAAAAATCTAGACGTGGAAGTTAAAGGTCCAGGTCCAGGTCGTGAATCTGCAGTTCGTGCATTGAACAACTGTGGCTACAAAATCACTAACATTTCTGACGTGACGCCTATTCCGCATAACGGATGTCGTCCACCGAAGAAACGTCGCGTATAA
- the rplB gene encoding 50S ribosomal protein L2 → MAVIKRKPTSPGRRHVVSVVNTELHKGAPYAPLLEKKSKSGGRNNTGRITTRHRGGGHKQHYRVIDFRRNKDGIPATVERLEYDPNRTAHIALICYADGERRYIIAPKGVKAGDVVQSGSAAPIKPGNTLPLRNMPVGSVIHCIELKPGKGAQIARSAGTSVQLVAREGQYATLRLRSGEMRKVPADCRATLGEVSNSEHSLRSLGKAGATRWRGIRPTVRGVAMNPVDHPHGGGEGRTSGGRHPVSPWGVPTKGYKTRSNKRTDKFIVRRRSK, encoded by the coding sequence ATGGCAGTTATTAAACGTAAACCAACATCTCCTGGCCGTCGTCACGTAGTTAGTGTTGTAAACACCGAGCTTCATAAAGGTGCTCCGTATGCGCCGCTTCTTGAAAAGAAGAGCAAGTCAGGTGGTCGTAACAACACTGGCCGTATCACTACGCGTCACCGTGGTGGTGGTCATAAGCAGCATTACCGTGTTATCGACTTCCGTCGTAACAAAGATGGTATCCCTGCAACTGTAGAACGTCTAGAGTACGATCCAAATCGTACAGCACACATCGCGCTGATTTGTTATGCCGATGGTGAGCGCCGTTACATCATTGCTCCTAAGGGCGTGAAGGCTGGCGACGTTGTGCAAAGCGGAAGCGCCGCACCTATCAAACCTGGTAACACGTTGCCACTTCGCAACATGCCAGTAGGTTCGGTTATTCACTGCATCGAATTGAAGCCAGGCAAAGGCGCGCAGATTGCTCGTTCAGCCGGTACTTCAGTTCAGTTAGTTGCTCGTGAAGGTCAGTACGCAACTCTACGTCTTCGCTCTGGCGAAATGCGTAAGGTTCCAGCTGATTGCCGCGCAACGTTAGGTGAAGTTTCTAACTCAGAGCACAGTCTACGCTCGTTGGGTAAAGCTGGTGCCACTCGCTGGCGCGGTATTCGTCCAACAGTACGCGGTGTTGCAATGAACCCAGTAGATCACCCACATGGTGGTGGTGAAGGTCGTACTTCAGGTGGCCGTCATCCGGTATCTCCTTGGGGCGTTCCAACCAAGGGTTACAAGACTCGCTCGAACAAGCGTACCGATAAGTTTATCGTACGTCGTCGCAGCAAGTAA
- the rplP gene encoding 50S ribosomal protein L16, translating to MLQPKRTKFRKMMKGRNRGLALRGSKVSFGEFGLKATGRGRITARQIEAARRAMTRRIKRGGKIWIRVFPDKPITNKPLEVRMGKGKGSVEYWVAQIQPGKVLYEIEGVDEELAREAFRLAAAKLPVATTFVKRQVM from the coding sequence ATGTTACAACCAAAGCGTACAAAGTTCCGCAAGATGATGAAAGGTCGCAATCGCGGCTTGGCACTGCGCGGTAGCAAAGTTAGCTTCGGCGAATTCGGCTTGAAGGCAACTGGTCGCGGTCGAATCACTGCACGTCAGATCGAGGCAGCACGTCGTGCTATGACTCGTCGTATTAAGCGTGGCGGTAAGATTTGGATCCGTGTTTTCCCTGATAAACCGATTACCAATAAGCCCCTAGAAGTTCGTATGGGTAAAGGTAAGGGTTCTGTGGAATACTGGGTTGCTCAAATTCAACCAGGTAAGGTTCTTTACGAGATCGAAGGTGTCGATGAAGAACTAGCGCGTGAGGCGTTCCGCCTTGCAGCAGCTAAATTACCTGTGGCAACTACCTTTGTTAAACGGCAGGTGATGTGA
- the rplF gene encoding 50S ribosomal protein L6 gives MSRIANNPVSIPAGVEVKLGAEDITVKGANGTLNMPLNANVDVALNDNVITFKARHGDKKSVAMSGTMRALVGNMVTGVSQGFEKKLQLVGVGYRTKVSGNTLNLTLGFSHPVDYELPEGVKAETPSQTDIVLKSANKQLLGQVAAEIRAFRPPEPYKGKGVRFADEHVRRKEAKKK, from the coding sequence ATGTCTCGTATAGCTAATAATCCTGTAAGCATCCCAGCTGGCGTAGAAGTCAAGCTAGGTGCTGAGGATATCACTGTAAAGGGTGCTAACGGCACTCTAAACATGCCACTCAACGCGAACGTAGATGTCGCGCTTAACGACAACGTGATTACTTTTAAAGCACGTCATGGCGATAAGAAGAGTGTAGCAATGTCTGGTACTATGCGTGCTTTGGTCGGCAACATGGTCACTGGCGTTAGCCAAGGTTTCGAAAAGAAACTTCAGCTCGTTGGTGTCGGTTACCGTACTAAGGTGTCGGGTAACACCTTGAACCTAACTCTAGGTTTCTCACATCCGGTTGACTATGAGCTTCCGGAAGGCGTAAAAGCCGAAACTCCGAGCCAAACTGACATCGTGTTGAAAAGCGCGAATAAACAGTTACTCGGTCAAGTAGCGGCGGAGATCCGCGCATTCCGTCCACCAGAGCCTTATAAAGGTAAAGGTGTTCGTTTTGCCGATGAGCATGTCCGTCGTAAAGAAGCGAAGAAGAAGTAA
- the rplE gene encoding 50S ribosomal protein L5 → MTHMKKVYETEVIPALVKELGVENPMRLPRITKITINMGLGEALGDKKVLEHAMRDLEQIAGQKPVSTKARKSIAGFKVREGWPIGCKVTLRGERMYEFLQRLIDIAIPRIRDFRGISPKQFDGRGNFAMGVTEQIIFPEIDYDKIDALRGLDIAITTTAQTDDEGRALLRAFNFPLKG, encoded by the coding sequence ATGACTCACATGAAAAAGGTTTATGAAACCGAAGTAATCCCAGCACTTGTAAAAGAGCTGGGTGTTGAGAACCCAATGCGTCTTCCACGCATCACTAAGATCACCATTAACATGGGTCTTGGCGAAGCACTGGGCGACAAAAAGGTTCTTGAGCACGCTATGCGTGACCTCGAGCAGATTGCTGGCCAGAAGCCAGTATCTACTAAAGCTCGTAAGTCTATCGCTGGCTTTAAAGTTCGTGAAGGTTGGCCAATCGGCTGCAAGGTAACCCTTCGTGGCGAGCGTATGTACGAATTCCTACAGCGCTTGATTGATATTGCGATTCCACGTATTCGTGACTTCCGCGGTATCAGCCCAAAGCAGTTTGACGGTCGCGGTAACTTCGCGATGGGTGTGACTGAGCAAATTATCTTCCCTGAGATCGATTACGATAAAATCGACGCTCTTCGTGGTCTAGATATTGCCATCACAACGACTGCGCAAACCGATGATGAAGGTCGCGCCCTGCTGCGTGCTTTCAACTTCCCGTTGAAAGGCTAA
- the rpsS gene encoding 30S ribosomal protein S19, with amino-acid sequence MPRSLKKGPFVDLHLMKKVQTAVEANDKRPVKTWSRRSMILPEMIGLTIAVHNGRQHVPVVINEEMIGHKLGEFAGTRTYRGHIVDKKAKKR; translated from the coding sequence GTGCCACGTTCACTGAAAAAAGGTCCATTTGTAGATTTGCACCTTATGAAAAAAGTGCAAACTGCAGTTGAAGCTAACGACAAGCGCCCTGTTAAGACTTGGTCGCGTCGTTCAATGATTTTGCCAGAAATGATCGGTCTAACCATCGCTGTGCACAACGGTCGTCAACACGTACCAGTTGTAATCAACGAAGAAATGATCGGCCATAAGCTTGGTGAGTTCGCCGGTACCCGCACCTATCGCGGTCATATCGTCGATAAGAAAGCTAAGAAGCGTTAA
- the rpsC gene encoding 30S ribosomal protein S3 yields MGQKVHPIGIRLGIVKDHNSTWYANSGTYADNLNADLTVRAFIKKKLAHASVSRVQIERPAQSARITIHTARPGIVIGKKGEDVETLRNECSKMMGVPVQINIEEIRKPDLDATLVAQNVGSQLERRVMFRRAMKRAVQNAMRQGAQGIKIQLSGRLGGADIARTEWYREGRVPLHTLRADIDYGTFEAMTTYGIIGIKVYVFKGEIIGDNAPVEAKPAKTGKKKAK; encoded by the coding sequence ATGGGTCAAAAAGTACATCCAATCGGTATCCGCCTCGGCATTGTCAAGGATCATAATTCTACTTGGTATGCCAACAGCGGAACCTATGCTGACAATCTTAACGCTGATCTTACAGTGCGCGCCTTCATTAAGAAGAAGCTAGCACATGCATCTGTAAGCCGCGTACAGATTGAGCGTCCAGCTCAGTCAGCTCGCATTACGATTCACACGGCTCGCCCTGGTATCGTGATTGGTAAAAAAGGCGAAGATGTTGAAACTCTACGCAACGAATGCTCGAAGATGATGGGCGTTCCTGTGCAGATCAATATCGAAGAAATTCGTAAGCCGGATCTAGATGCTACTCTCGTTGCTCAAAACGTCGGTAGCCAGCTTGAACGTCGTGTTATGTTCCGTCGTGCTATGAAGCGCGCGGTACAGAATGCAATGCGTCAAGGTGCGCAAGGTATCAAGATTCAGCTAAGTGGTCGTCTAGGCGGCGCAGATATTGCTCGTACCGAGTGGTATCGTGAAGGTCGTGTGCCGTTGCATACACTTCGTGCTGACATCGATTACGGAACATTTGAAGCAATGACTACCTACGGTATCATCGGCATCAAGGTTTACGTATTCAAAGGCGAAATCATTGGCGATAACGCACCAGTTGAAGCAAAACCTGCTAAAACTGGCAAGAAGAAAGCTAAGTAA
- the rpsN gene encoding 30S ribosomal protein S14 → MAKKSMIAREAKRAKMVEKYAAKRTEIKAILADANASEEAKWDAQLQLQKLPRDASPVRKQRRCRITGRPHAVYRKFGLCRNKLREAAMNGDVPGLVKASW, encoded by the coding sequence ATGGCTAAGAAATCCATGATCGCTCGCGAAGCTAAGCGCGCAAAAATGGTCGAAAAGTACGCTGCGAAGCGTACTGAAATCAAGGCTATCCTTGCGGACGCTAATGCTAGCGAAGAAGCAAAATGGGATGCACAGCTACAACTTCAAAAGTTGCCACGTGATGCAAGCCCAGTACGAAAGCAGCGTCGCTGCCGTATTACTGGTCGTCCACACGCGGTATACCGTAAGTTCGGCCTGTGCCGTAACAAACTACGCGAAGCTGCCATGAACGGTGATGTACCGGGCTTGGTTAAAGCTAGCTGGTAA
- the rpsE gene encoding 30S ribosomal protein S5 has protein sequence MAEQKQKDNNSEGLQEKLVQVNRVAKVVKGGRIFGFTALTVVGDGNGKVGFGRGKAREVPVAIQKAMENARRNMITVQLKGDTIQYPIKARHGASKIYMQPASEGTGVIAGGAMRAVLEIAGVHNVLAKCYGSTNPVNVVRATFKALQNMRSPEDIAAKRGLSVEEIQG, from the coding sequence ATGGCAGAGCAGAAGCAAAAAGACAACAACAGCGAAGGCTTACAAGAGAAACTGGTACAGGTTAATCGTGTAGCTAAAGTTGTTAAAGGTGGCCGTATCTTCGGTTTCACCGCCCTAACTGTCGTTGGTGATGGTAACGGTAAAGTCGGCTTTGGTCGTGGCAAGGCGCGTGAAGTGCCTGTCGCTATCCAAAAGGCGATGGAAAATGCACGTCGCAACATGATCACGGTACAGCTGAAAGGTGATACCATTCAGTACCCGATCAAAGCGCGCCACGGTGCATCGAAAATTTACATGCAGCCAGCCTCTGAAGGTACAGGTGTTATTGCCGGTGGTGCAATGCGTGCTGTGCTAGAAATCGCAGGCGTACATAACGTATTGGCTAAGTGCTACGGTAGCACTAACCCAGTAAACGTTGTACGTGCGACTTTTAAGGCGCTCCAAAACATGCGTTCTCCGGAAGACATTGCCGCTAAGCGTGGCTTGTCTGTCGAAGAGATCCAAGGCTAA
- the rpmD gene encoding 50S ribosomal protein L30: MANKTIKVTQVKSTAGRLASHKACVAGLGLRRIGHTVEVEDTPAVRGMINKAHYLLKVEG, translated from the coding sequence ATGGCAAATAAAACCATTAAGGTAACGCAAGTTAAATCGACCGCTGGTCGTCTTGCTAGCCACAAAGCCTGCGTAGCAGGTTTGGGTTTACGTCGAATCGGCCATACTGTTGAAGTAGAAGATACTCCAGCGGTACGCGGCATGATTAACAAAGCCCATTATCTATTGAAAGTGGAGGGTTAA
- the rplN gene encoding 50S ribosomal protein L14, which produces MIQTQTYLDVADNSGARRVMCIKVLGGSHRRYAAVGDVIKVTVKEAIPRGKVKKGQVMKAVVVRTKKGVRRGDGSLIKFDDNAAVLLNANEAPVGTRIFGPVTRELRGEKFMKIVSLAPEVL; this is translated from the coding sequence ATGATTCAGACTCAAACCTATTTAGACGTCGCAGATAACAGCGGTGCTCGCCGCGTTATGTGCATTAAAGTATTGGGCGGCTCGCATCGTCGTTATGCTGCAGTGGGTGATGTAATCAAAGTTACCGTTAAGGAAGCTATCCCACGTGGCAAGGTCAAAAAAGGCCAGGTGATGAAGGCAGTTGTTGTGCGCACCAAAAAAGGTGTTCGTCGCGGCGACGGTTCTTTAATCAAATTCGATGACAATGCAGCAGTATTGCTCAACGCCAACGAGGCGCCGGTGGGCACCCGAATCTTCGGTCCGGTGACTCGTGAACTTCGCGGTGAGAAGTTCATGAAAATTGTCTCTCTAGCGCCTGAAGTGCTGTAA
- the secY gene encoding preprotein translocase subunit SecY: protein MTNPSAMMTGSQKGLGELKSRLTFLLLAIIVYRVGTHIPLPGINPARVAELFSQNEGTILGLFNMFSGGALERMSILALGVMPYISASIITQLLTAVIPSLEALKKEGEAGRRKISQYTRWGTLVLATVQGAGMVAGLSGQGLFYATGVSVTLIAVMSLVGGAMFMMWLGEQITERGIGNGISMLIFAGIVAGLPSALGQAFESARQGDLNFLVLILIGFVAIAVVWGVVRMERAQRRIPIHYARRQQGRRQMQPQASYLPLKINMAGVIPAIFASSILLFPASIAQWAGQSSGSELLQDIALMLSPGQPLNIILFTLMIVFFCYFYTAITFNSKEVSENLKRSGGSIPGIRPGMKTADYLDSVLGRLTLVGAIYIAAVCLMPQFLVVFANIPFYLGGTSLLIVVVVVMDFMAQIQQHMMSTQYDGLMKKANLKNYGNGAR, encoded by the coding sequence ATGACTAACCCCAGTGCAATGATGACGGGTAGTCAAAAGGGTTTAGGCGAGCTTAAGTCTCGCCTTACCTTTTTGTTATTAGCGATCATCGTATATCGAGTCGGTACACATATACCGTTACCTGGAATTAACCCTGCTCGTGTGGCTGAATTATTTAGCCAGAACGAAGGCACAATTCTAGGATTATTCAATATGTTCTCTGGTGGTGCACTAGAGCGTATGAGTATCCTTGCGCTGGGCGTCATGCCATACATCTCTGCGTCGATCATTACGCAGTTACTAACAGCGGTTATACCGTCGTTAGAAGCCCTCAAAAAAGAGGGAGAGGCAGGGCGTCGCAAGATAAGCCAGTATACCCGTTGGGGAACTCTCGTATTGGCGACCGTTCAGGGCGCTGGTATGGTGGCAGGCTTATCAGGACAAGGATTGTTTTACGCAACTGGCGTCAGCGTTACTTTGATAGCGGTAATGTCGTTAGTTGGTGGAGCGATGTTTATGATGTGGCTTGGTGAACAGATTACTGAGCGCGGTATTGGTAATGGTATATCCATGCTGATCTTCGCTGGTATCGTGGCGGGTCTCCCGTCGGCACTAGGTCAAGCGTTTGAGTCGGCGCGTCAAGGTGATTTGAACTTCCTCGTGTTGATTCTTATCGGCTTTGTTGCGATTGCGGTTGTTTGGGGTGTGGTCCGTATGGAGCGCGCGCAACGTCGCATACCAATTCACTACGCTAGACGTCAACAGGGTCGTCGACAAATGCAGCCGCAGGCTAGCTATTTGCCACTCAAGATTAATATGGCCGGTGTAATCCCAGCTATTTTCGCGAGCAGCATCTTGCTATTCCCAGCGTCAATCGCCCAGTGGGCGGGTCAATCTTCTGGATCTGAATTGCTCCAGGATATTGCATTGATGTTGAGTCCGGGGCAGCCATTGAACATTATTTTGTTCACGTTGATGATCGTATTCTTCTGTTACTTCTACACGGCGATTACCTTCAATTCGAAGGAAGTGTCAGAAAACTTGAAGCGTTCAGGTGGCAGCATCCCAGGCATTCGCCCGGGTATGAAGACCGCCGATTACTTGGATAGTGTTTTGGGACGACTAACGTTAGTTGGTGCGATTTACATTGCGGCAGTATGTTTGATGCCTCAGTTCTTGGTAGTGTTTGCGAACATTCCATTTTACTTGGGCGGAACGTCACTGCTTATCGTAGTAGTAGTTGTTATGGATTTCATGGCTCAGATTCAACAGCATATGATGTCGACTCAGTACGACGGGCTGATGAAGAAAGCCAACCTGAAGAACTACGGAAATGGTGCGCGCTAA
- the rplV gene encoding 50S ribosomal protein L22, producing the protein MEVAAKLKGARISAQKARLVADQIRGKGVEEALDILAFSSKKAAGLIKKVLESAIANAEHNEGADVDELKVSTIFVDEGMTMKRIKPRAKGRADRIFKRTCHITVKVSEQ; encoded by the coding sequence ATGGAAGTAGCTGCAAAGTTAAAAGGCGCGCGCATCTCAGCGCAGAAAGCTCGCCTAGTAGCAGACCAGATTCGCGGCAAGGGTGTTGAAGAAGCGCTAGATATTCTAGCTTTCAGCTCCAAGAAAGCAGCTGGTTTGATTAAGAAGGTGCTCGAGTCTGCAATTGCAAACGCTGAGCATAACGAAGGTGCGGATGTCGACGAGTTAAAGGTTTCAACAATCTTTGTCGACGAAGGTATGACAATGAAGCGTATCAAGCCACGTGCGAAAGGACGTGCTGATCGAATCTTCAAGAGAACTTGTCATATCACCGTGAAAGTTTCTGAACAGTAA
- the rplW gene encoding 50S ribosomal protein L23 — translation MNQERLFKVLLGPQVTEKAALAAESANTVVFKVTTDANKLEVKHAIEKLFNVNVESVRLLNVKGKTKRTRYGIGKRNDWKKAYVRLAEGQDIDFSTFE, via the coding sequence ATGAACCAAGAGCGTCTATTCAAGGTTCTGCTAGGTCCTCAGGTTACTGAGAAAGCAGCGCTAGCAGCTGAGTCTGCAAACACTGTAGTGTTCAAAGTTACAACTGATGCCAACAAGCTTGAAGTGAAACATGCTATCGAGAAGTTGTTCAACGTTAACGTTGAGTCAGTTCGTTTGTTGAACGTTAAAGGCAAGACCAAGCGTACTCGTTACGGTATTGGTAAGCGCAACGATTGGAAGAAGGCGTATGTCCGTTTGGCCGAAGGTCAAGACATCGACTTCTCGACGTTCGAGTAA